A genomic window from Salvia hispanica cultivar TCC Black 2014 chromosome 5, UniMelb_Shisp_WGS_1.0, whole genome shotgun sequence includes:
- the LOC125189307 gene encoding uncharacterized protein LOC125189307, producing the protein MGNVAMCAPSIIGTNEVKILCCDGRLLVYTRSPIKAAEIMLEFPGQFLCESGELKVGQRVPGVCAEEELESGQVYFLLPMEMLYSVLTEEELKYLTHKTTKGMKHGAASNFSKIFPEFNCLFPSGSDDNGVEELDVVGGGDSLLQVGRFSRQRSWQPALETIVEAPKKATLLIFK; encoded by the coding sequence ATGGGCAATGTAGCAATGTGTGCTCCTTCAATCATCGGCACCAACGAAGTAAAAATCCTCTGCTGCGACGGCAGATTGCTGGTCTACACAAGGTCACCAATCAAAGCAGCAGAAATCATGCTCGAGTTCCCCGGGCAGTTCCTTTGCGAGTCCGGTGAGCTGAAAGTCGGGCAGCGAGTGCCTGGCGTTTGCGCGGAGGAAGAGCTGGAGAGCGGGCAGGTCTACTTCCTTCTGCCGATGGAAATGCTATACTCCGTCCTCACGGAGGAAGAACTCAAGTATCTGACGCACAAGACGACTAAAGGAATGAAGCATGGGGCAGCCTCAAATTTCTCTAAGATTTTTCCTGAATTCAACTGTCTGTTTCCGAGTGGCTCAGACGACAATGGCGTGGAGGAGCTTGATGTAGTTGGTGGTGGTGATTCGCTGCTGCAAGTTGGGAGGTTTTCAAGGCAAAGATCATGGCAGCCTGCATTGGAAACCATTGTTGAAGCCCCTAAAAAAGCAACTTTGCtgatttttaaatga